A portion of the Pseudoxanthomonas sp. JBR18 genome contains these proteins:
- a CDS encoding L-glutamate gamma-semialdehyde dehydrogenase, protein MRLPSPYRPEAEVTTALLQRLQGLDWALASGDAISWIGQVRASKPSAFAMETLLREFPLSSAEGLALMRLAEALLRVPDADTAMALTADQLGRADFSGASQSWLATLSNQAISLSKKMLGEDGQKAGFFSRMGAKAVVAATVRAVQLMGKQFVMGETLDEALDDARKQRKARKGLRFSYDMLGEGARTDADAQTYMRKYHAAIAALASRRDRSVPVEQADGVSIKLSAIEARYEAVQHDHVMAHLVPRVCELAEVAAQADLNLTIDAEESERLALSLDVLEAVARHVSAKYPQWNGFGLAVQAYQTRALETIEEVARIARACKLRFMVRLVKGAYWDYEIKRAQELGLDAFPVFTHKHHTDLSYLACAQAMFGMPDAIYPQIAGHNAGTIAAVLHLARAAGVPFELQRLHGMGEAVHDAAHRQYPDVGLRVYAPVGPHKDLLAYLVRRLLENGANSSFVHQLADDTLPASALVTSPLHVTADSAVTLPLDILGARRNTAGTDTADADMAQALTAAYAQASLPAPALTPIDQIDALMQRLAAGQKAWNATPVETRAAALEQAADVLERDLAQWCALIVREGRRTWGDAVSEVREAADFCRYYAAQARTLMAPQVLPGVTGERNTYALRGRGVWVCISPWNFPLAIFTGQVVAALVTGNAVAAKPAEQTPGVGAAMIELLHRCGVPADALAGVYGAGETGAALVAHPKTGGVVFTGSTAVAKAIARTLADKDGPIVPLIAETGGLNAMIVDATALPEQVIDAVVQSSFRSAGQRCSALRVLCVQEDIADGVIDMLAGAIGLLRVGDPAYLATDLGPVIDQDAFDTLQRQIAEVEGRGRLIARAPLAFDAPATAIAPVAFEVERLEDVREEIFGPVLQVLRWKGDVEALVERINALGYGLTLGVQTRIDTRAQAIATQAEVGNVYVNRNMVGAVVGVQPFGGEGLSGTGPKAGGPNYLPRFCAESVVTINTTAAGGDVELLMGSR, encoded by the coding sequence ATGCGGTTACCTAGTCCCTATCGTCCTGAAGCCGAGGTCACCACCGCGCTGCTGCAGCGCCTGCAGGGACTGGATTGGGCCTTGGCCAGCGGCGATGCGATCAGCTGGATCGGCCAGGTCCGCGCATCCAAGCCCTCGGCCTTCGCCATGGAAACGCTGCTGCGCGAATTCCCGCTCTCCAGCGCCGAAGGCTTGGCCCTCATGCGCCTGGCCGAAGCCCTGCTGCGCGTGCCCGATGCCGACACGGCCATGGCCCTGACCGCCGACCAACTGGGCCGCGCCGATTTCTCCGGCGCCTCGCAGTCCTGGCTGGCCACGCTGTCCAACCAAGCCATCAGCCTGTCCAAGAAGATGCTGGGCGAGGACGGCCAGAAGGCGGGGTTCTTCTCCAGGATGGGCGCCAAGGCGGTGGTCGCCGCGACGGTGCGCGCGGTGCAGCTGATGGGTAAACAGTTCGTCATGGGCGAGACCCTGGACGAGGCGCTGGATGACGCCCGCAAGCAGCGCAAGGCGCGCAAGGGCCTGCGTTTTTCCTACGACATGCTGGGCGAGGGCGCGCGCACCGATGCGGACGCGCAGACCTACATGCGCAAATACCACGCGGCCATCGCCGCGCTGGCCTCCAGGCGCGACCGCAGCGTGCCGGTGGAGCAGGCCGACGGTGTCTCGATCAAGCTCTCGGCCATCGAGGCGCGCTACGAGGCCGTGCAGCACGACCACGTCATGGCGCACCTGGTGCCCCGCGTGTGCGAGCTGGCCGAGGTTGCGGCCCAGGCCGACCTCAACCTGACCATCGACGCGGAAGAAAGCGAACGCCTGGCCCTGTCGCTGGACGTGCTGGAAGCCGTTGCCCGGCATGTGTCGGCGAAGTATCCGCAGTGGAATGGCTTTGGCCTGGCCGTGCAGGCCTACCAGACCCGCGCGCTGGAGACGATCGAGGAGGTTGCGCGTATCGCGCGGGCCTGCAAGCTGCGCTTCATGGTGCGCCTGGTAAAGGGCGCCTACTGGGACTACGAGATCAAGCGCGCGCAGGAGCTGGGCCTGGACGCCTTTCCGGTGTTCACCCACAAGCACCACACCGACCTGTCCTATCTGGCCTGCGCGCAGGCGATGTTCGGCATGCCCGACGCGATCTACCCGCAGATCGCCGGCCACAACGCCGGGACGATCGCCGCCGTGCTGCATCTGGCGCGCGCGGCCGGTGTGCCGTTCGAGCTGCAGCGCCTGCACGGCATGGGCGAGGCCGTGCATGACGCCGCGCACCGGCAATACCCGGACGTGGGCCTGCGCGTGTACGCGCCGGTCGGCCCGCACAAGGACCTGCTGGCCTACCTGGTGCGTCGCCTGCTCGAGAACGGGGCGAATTCCTCCTTCGTCCACCAGCTGGCCGATGACACGCTGCCGGCCAGTGCGCTGGTGACCTCGCCGCTGCACGTCACCGCGGACAGCGCGGTGACCCTGCCGCTGGACATCCTGGGCGCACGCCGCAATACCGCCGGTACCGACACCGCCGATGCGGACATGGCCCAGGCGCTGACCGCCGCTTACGCCCAGGCATCGCTGCCCGCGCCGGCGCTGACCCCGATCGACCAGATCGACGCGCTGATGCAGCGCCTGGCCGCCGGCCAGAAGGCCTGGAACGCCACGCCGGTGGAGACCCGCGCCGCCGCCTTGGAGCAGGCCGCCGATGTACTGGAACGCGATCTGGCCCAGTGGTGCGCCTTGATCGTGCGCGAGGGCCGACGCACCTGGGGCGATGCGGTCTCCGAGGTCCGCGAGGCCGCGGACTTCTGCCGCTATTACGCCGCCCAGGCACGCACCCTGATGGCCCCGCAGGTCCTCCCGGGCGTCACCGGCGAGCGCAACACCTATGCCCTGCGCGGACGCGGCGTGTGGGTCTGCATCTCCCCGTGGAACTTCCCGCTGGCGATCTTCACCGGCCAGGTCGTGGCCGCGCTGGTGACCGGCAATGCGGTGGCCGCCAAGCCGGCCGAACAGACCCCGGGCGTGGGCGCGGCGATGATCGAGCTGCTGCACCGCTGCGGCGTGCCGGCCGATGCGCTGGCCGGCGTGTACGGCGCCGGCGAGACCGGCGCGGCGCTGGTCGCCCACCCGAAGACCGGCGGCGTGGTGTTCACCGGGTCCACCGCGGTGGCCAAGGCCATCGCCCGCACCCTGGCCGACAAGGACGGCCCGATCGTGCCGCTGATCGCCGAGACCGGCGGCCTCAACGCGATGATCGTCGATGCCACCGCCCTGCCCGAGCAGGTCATCGACGCGGTGGTGCAGAGCAGCTTCCGCAGCGCCGGCCAGCGCTGCTCGGCCCTGCGCGTGCTGTGCGTGCAGGAGGACATCGCCGACGGCGTGATCGACATGCTCGCCGGGGCCATCGGCCTGCTGCGCGTGGGAGATCCGGCGTACCTGGCCACCGACCTGGGCCCGGTGATCGACCAGGACGCCTTCGATACGCTGCAACGGCAGATCGCCGAAGTGGAAGGACGCGGCCGACTGATCGCGCGGGCGCCCCTGGCCTTCGATGCGCCCGCGACCGCGATCGCGCCGGTGGCGTTCGAGGTCGAGCGCCTGGAGGACGTGCGCGAGGAGATCTTCGGCCCGGTGCTGCAGGTGCTGCGCTGGAAGGGCGATGTCGAGGCCCTGGTCGAACGCATCAATGCACTGGGCTACGGCCTGACCCTGGGCGTGCAGACCCGCATCGATACCCGCGCCCAGGCCATCGCCACGCAGGCCGAGGTCGGCAACGTCTACGTCAACCGCAACATGGTCGGCGCGGTGGTCGGCGTGCAGCCGTTCGGCGGCGAGGGCCTGTCTGGCACCGGGCCCAAGGCCGGCGGCCCCAACTACCTGCCGCGCTTCTGCGCCGAGTCGGTGGTGACGATCAATACCACCGCTGCCGGGGGTGATGTTGAGTTGCTGATGGGGAGCCGTTGA
- a CDS encoding tRNA (cytidine(34)-2'-O)-methyltransferase: protein MSAPFQLDVLLYQPEIPPNTGNVIRLCANTGARLHLIRPLGFALEDRQLKRAGLDYHEYAALQVHDDLPAALAAIAPRRLFCLSTRGRHRYDAVAYGPGDAFLFGPETRGLPAEVLESVPDEQRLRLPMRPDNRSLNLSNTVAIMVFEAWRQQGFVGGS from the coding sequence ATGAGTGCCCCGTTCCAGCTCGATGTCCTGCTCTACCAGCCCGAGATCCCGCCCAACACGGGCAACGTGATCCGGCTGTGCGCCAACACCGGCGCACGCCTGCACCTGATCCGCCCGCTCGGTTTCGCTCTTGAAGATCGCCAGCTCAAGCGCGCCGGGCTGGATTACCACGAGTACGCCGCCCTGCAGGTGCACGACGACCTGCCGGCGGCATTGGCGGCCATCGCCCCACGCCGCCTGTTCTGCCTGAGTACCCGCGGACGCCATCGCTATGACGCGGTCGCGTACGGCCCGGGCGACGCATTCCTGTTCGGCCCGGAGACCCGCGGCCTGCCGGCCGAGGTGCTCGAATCGGTCCCGGACGAACAGCGCCTGCGCCTGCCGATGCGGCCGGACAACCGCAGCCTCAATCTGTCCAACACCGTGGCGATCATGGTGTTCGAAGCCTGGCGCCAGCAGGGCTTCGTCGGCGGCAGCTGA
- a CDS encoding MarR family transcriptional regulator — MASQDLPTRDLLQLDNQLCFALYSANLALSRTYRGLLAELGLTYPQYLVMLVLWERDGQTVSAIGEKLFLDSATLTPLLKRLQVAGLLTRTRAVQDERQVEIHLTDAGRALRTQAQAVPEGLFCAMDCSPDQLVQLKTQLEDLRDKLGRAAPAP; from the coding sequence ATGGCCTCCCAGGACCTCCCGACCCGCGATTTGCTGCAGCTGGACAACCAGCTGTGCTTTGCGCTGTATTCGGCCAACCTCGCGCTCAGCCGCACCTACCGCGGCCTGCTGGCCGAGCTGGGCCTGACCTATCCGCAGTATCTGGTGATGCTGGTGCTGTGGGAGCGCGATGGGCAGACGGTGTCGGCCATCGGCGAGAAGCTGTTCCTGGACTCGGCCACGCTGACGCCGCTGCTCAAGCGCCTGCAGGTCGCTGGTCTGCTGACGCGCACCCGCGCCGTACAGGACGAGCGCCAGGTCGAGATCCACCTGACCGACGCCGGTCGCGCCCTGCGCACGCAGGCGCAGGCGGTCCCGGAAGGCCTGTTCTGCGCCATGGATTGCAGCCCGGACCAGCTGGTGCAGCTCAAGACCCAGCTCGAAGACCTGCGCGACAAGCTCGGCCGCGCCGCTCCTGCTCCCTGA
- a CDS encoding Lrp/AsnC ligand binding domain-containing protein — MSQLPAALDRTDRRILALLQQDGRITNLKLAEAVHLSPTATLERVRRLTAEGYIIGYRARLNPQKLGAGMLVFVEILLDRTTHNILEQFQAAIKDQPEVMECHLVAGGFDYLIKLRAADMADYRELAGRVLWKLPGVREARTYAVMEEVKNSADLYLDI, encoded by the coding sequence ATGAGCCAACTTCCTGCTGCGCTGGACCGGACCGACCGCAGAATCCTCGCCCTGCTGCAGCAGGACGGCCGGATCACCAATCTGAAGCTGGCCGAGGCGGTGCATCTGTCGCCGACCGCGACCCTGGAGCGGGTGCGGCGGCTGACCGCCGAGGGTTACATCATCGGCTACCGGGCGCGGCTGAATCCGCAGAAGCTCGGCGCCGGGATGCTGGTGTTCGTGGAGATCCTGCTGGACCGCACCACCCATAACATCCTGGAGCAGTTCCAGGCCGCGATCAAAGACCAGCCCGAGGTCATGGAATGCCATCTGGTGGCCGGCGGCTTCGATTACCTGATCAAGCTGCGCGCGGCCGACATGGCCGACTACCGCGAGCTGGCCGGCCGCGTGCTGTGGAAGCTGCCGGGCGTGCGCGAGGCCCGGACCTACGCGGTGATGGAAGAGGTCAAGAACAGCGCGGACCTGTATCTGGATATCTGA
- a CDS encoding DUF4156 domain-containing protein, producing MRLIVLTAALLPVLSACTWVELTPQGQAIKVLPAGTPSSCPKLGEVSVSVKDKIAFYDRNQLKVRDELETLARNEALSLQADTIQPLTPPTDGEQRFAAYRCR from the coding sequence ATGCGCCTGATCGTCCTGACCGCCGCTTTGCTGCCCGTCCTGTCCGCCTGCACTTGGGTGGAGCTGACCCCGCAGGGCCAGGCGATCAAGGTCCTGCCGGCCGGCACGCCCAGCAGTTGCCCCAAGCTGGGCGAGGTGTCGGTCTCGGTGAAGGACAAGATCGCCTTCTACGACCGCAACCAGCTCAAGGTGCGCGACGAACTGGAAACCCTGGCCCGCAACGAGGCCCTGAGCCTGCAGGCCGACACCATCCAGCCGCTGACCCCGCCCACCGATGGCGAGCAGCGCTTCGCGGCCTACCGCTGCCGCTGA
- a CDS encoding pitrilysin family protein: protein MRISTRPQIRLLSLALSTALLGGVTATAGAQAPTAATAPAKVDIPYEQFTLPNGLRVIVHTDRKAPIVAVNLWYHVGSKDEPAGRSGFAHLFEHLMFNGSENAPGEYFAPFEQAGATDMNGTTNSDRTNYFENVPTTALDMALWMESDRMGHLVGAIDQKTLDEQRGVVQNEKRQGENQPYGQLREVVAHTMYPDGHPYHHTTIGSMKDLNAASLDDVKRWFKTWYGPNNTVLVLAGDIDLATAKEKVAKYFGDIPATPTMAQPKVDLAVLKQSGRTVLEDKVPQVMIQRIWNTPQAGTRDSDLLDLVSDVLGGSASSRLDARVVHQDQLADSIGTASYSQQLSGTFFIRTMVKQGVDEAKVESVIDEELQRLITEGPTEEELERAKTNYRSGFIRGIERIGGFGGKADALASCATFTGDPGCFRESLANVQSATREQVREVAAKWLGKPSHTFVVEPGERKPLDEADTVKAAPLPLPKPDPKYATEATGVDRSKGVPKVTSFPDLKFPALQHATLKNGSTVVLAERHDIPVVNISYEFDGGYASDAGGKLGTAGFANAMLDEGAGDLGSLAFKSRAEELGAKLGADASLDGASASVSALKENLDASIGLFSTMLRDPRFDQSEIDRVKAQWIAGIAQEKARPQTAALRVLPPLLYGDAHPYGIPFTGSGTAAAINSIDRNDLLNYQQQWLRPEKATVIVVGDTTLGKIVPMLDKYFGDWKGTGTAKAGVAIPEVKRPAKPRVFLIDQPGAVQANIYAGELMPSTKDPGAVKLEMSNEVLGGSFTSRMNMNLREDKHWSYGARTVLVGALGQRPFLSVAPVQIDKTAESVAEMQREIADYTTGKAPATAAEVDKVVANELRSQPGAYETASAVMGTIGSIVRYGRPDNWVQVRNAQVEAFTPEQANAAARGIDPNALTWVIVGDLSKIEAPVRALKLGQVSVIDADGHPVTKTPAK, encoded by the coding sequence ATGCGCATTTCGACGCGTCCCCAGATCCGCCTGCTTTCCCTGGCCCTGTCCACCGCCCTGTTGGGGGGCGTGACCGCCACGGCGGGCGCCCAGGCGCCGACCGCCGCCACCGCGCCGGCCAAGGTCGACATCCCCTACGAGCAGTTCACCCTGCCCAACGGCCTGCGCGTGATCGTGCATACCGACCGCAAGGCGCCGATCGTGGCGGTGAACCTCTGGTACCACGTGGGCAGCAAGGACGAGCCGGCCGGGCGCAGTGGCTTTGCGCATCTGTTCGAACACCTGATGTTCAACGGCAGCGAGAACGCGCCGGGCGAGTATTTCGCCCCGTTCGAGCAGGCCGGTGCCACCGACATGAACGGCACCACTAATTCGGACCGCACCAACTATTTCGAGAACGTGCCGACCACCGCGCTGGACATGGCGCTGTGGATGGAGTCCGACCGCATGGGCCACCTGGTCGGCGCGATCGACCAGAAGACGCTCGATGAGCAGCGCGGCGTGGTCCAGAACGAAAAGCGCCAGGGCGAGAACCAGCCCTATGGCCAGCTGCGCGAAGTCGTCGCGCACACCATGTATCCGGACGGCCACCCGTACCACCACACCACGATCGGCTCGATGAAAGATCTCAACGCCGCCTCGCTGGATGACGTCAAGCGTTGGTTCAAGACCTGGTACGGGCCTAACAACACCGTGCTAGTGCTGGCCGGCGACATCGACCTGGCCACGGCCAAGGAGAAGGTCGCCAAGTACTTCGGCGACATCCCCGCCACCCCGACGATGGCCCAGCCCAAGGTCGACCTGGCGGTCCTCAAGCAGTCCGGGCGCACCGTGCTGGAAGACAAGGTCCCGCAGGTGATGATCCAGCGCATCTGGAACACCCCGCAGGCCGGCACCCGCGATTCGGACCTGCTGGACCTGGTGTCCGACGTGCTGGGCGGCAGCGCCAGCTCGCGCCTGGACGCGCGCGTGGTCCACCAGGACCAGCTGGCCGACAGCATCGGCACGGCCAGCTACAGCCAGCAGCTCAGCGGCACGTTCTTCATCCGCACCATGGTCAAGCAGGGCGTGGACGAGGCGAAGGTGGAGTCGGTGATCGATGAGGAACTGCAGCGCCTGATCACCGAAGGTCCCACCGAGGAGGAGCTGGAGCGCGCAAAGACCAACTACCGTTCTGGCTTCATTCGCGGGATCGAGCGGATCGGCGGCTTCGGCGGCAAGGCCGACGCGCTGGCGTCGTGCGCGACCTTCACCGGTGACCCGGGCTGTTTCCGCGAATCGCTGGCCAACGTGCAGTCGGCCACGCGTGAGCAGGTGCGCGAGGTGGCCGCCAAGTGGCTGGGCAAGCCGAGCCACACCTTCGTGGTCGAACCGGGCGAGCGCAAGCCGCTGGACGAGGCGGACACGGTGAAGGCCGCGCCGCTGCCGTTGCCCAAGCCCGATCCCAAGTACGCCACCGAGGCCACCGGCGTGGACCGCAGCAAGGGCGTGCCCAAGGTGACGAGCTTCCCGGACCTGAAGTTCCCGGCACTGCAGCACGCCACGCTGAAGAACGGCAGCACCGTGGTCCTGGCCGAGCGCCACGACATCCCGGTGGTCAACATCAGCTACGAGTTCGACGGCGGATATGCCAGCGATGCCGGTGGCAAGCTGGGCACGGCCGGCTTTGCCAACGCGATGCTCGACGAGGGCGCCGGCGACCTGGGCTCGCTGGCGTTCAAGTCGCGCGCCGAGGAACTGGGCGCCAAGCTGGGCGCCGACGCCTCGCTGGACGGCGCCAGCGCTTCGGTCTCGGCACTGAAGGAGAATCTGGACGCCTCGATCGGCCTGTTCTCGACCATGCTGCGTGACCCGCGCTTCGACCAGTCCGAGATCGACCGGGTCAAGGCCCAGTGGATCGCCGGCATCGCCCAGGAAAAGGCGCGTCCGCAGACTGCGGCCCTGCGCGTGCTGCCGCCGCTGCTCTATGGCGACGCCCATCCTTACGGCATCCCGTTCACCGGCAGCGGCACCGCCGCGGCGATCAACTCCATCGACCGCAACGACCTGCTCAATTACCAGCAGCAGTGGCTGCGCCCGGAGAAGGCCACGGTCATCGTGGTCGGCGACACCACGCTGGGCAAGATCGTGCCGATGCTGGACAAGTATTTCGGTGACTGGAAGGGGACTGGCACGGCCAAGGCCGGGGTGGCGATCCCGGAGGTCAAGCGCCCGGCCAAGCCGCGGGTGTTCCTGATCGACCAGCCCGGTGCGGTGCAGGCCAATATCTATGCGGGCGAGCTGATGCCCTCCACCAAGGACCCGGGTGCGGTGAAGCTGGAGATGAGCAACGAGGTGCTGGGCGGCTCGTTCACCTCGCGCATGAACATGAACCTGCGCGAAGACAAGCACTGGTCCTACGGGGCTCGCACCGTCCTGGTCGGCGCGCTGGGCCAGCGCCCGTTCCTCTCCGTGGCTCCGGTGCAGATCGACAAGACCGCCGAGTCGGTGGCCGAGATGCAGCGTGAGATCGCCGACTACACCACCGGCAAGGCACCGGCCACCGCGGCTGAAGTCGACAAGGTGGTGGCCAACGAGCTGCGCAGCCAGCCCGGTGCCTATGAAACCGCCTCGGCGGTGATGGGCACCATTGGCAGCATCGTGCGTTACGGGCGCCCGGACAATTGGGTGCAGGTGCGCAACGCACAGGTCGAGGCCTTCACGCCGGAACAGGCCAACGCCGCGGCCAGGGGCATCGACCCCAACGCGCTGACCTGGGTGATCGTGGGCGACCTGTCCAAGATCGAGGCGCCGGTGCGCGCGCTGAAGCTGGGGCAGGTCAGCGTGATCGACGCCGACGGCCATCCGGTGACCAAGACGCCGGCCAAGTAA
- a CDS encoding organic hydroperoxide resistance protein: MQPDKILYTATAIAKGGREGRGITPEGPLDLQLSTPKELGGAGGPGTNPEQLFAIGYAACFIGAMKAVGAREKIKVPDDVAIESHVGIGPAGSAFAIAVELKIELPGMEREVAQKLVDTAHQVCPYSNATRGNVDVVLTLV, encoded by the coding sequence ATGCAACCCGACAAGATCCTCTACACCGCCACCGCCATCGCCAAGGGCGGCCGCGAAGGCCGCGGCATCACCCCCGAGGGTCCGCTGGACCTGCAGCTGTCCACGCCGAAGGAACTCGGCGGCGCCGGCGGCCCGGGCACCAACCCCGAGCAACTGTTCGCCATCGGCTACGCGGCATGCTTCATCGGCGCCATGAAGGCGGTGGGCGCGCGCGAGAAGATCAAGGTGCCCGATGACGTCGCCATCGAAAGCCACGTTGGCATCGGCCCGGCCGGCAGCGCGTTTGCCATCGCTGTCGAACTGAAGATCGAGCTGCCGGGCATGGAGCGCGAAGTGGCGCAGAAGCTGGTCGACACCGCCCACCAGGTCTGCCCGTACTCCAACGCCACCCGCGGCAACGTGGACGTGGTGCTGACCCTGGTCTGA